A window of Mycolicibacterium holsaticum DSM 44478 = JCM 12374 genomic DNA:
CGGCGGCCAGGTTCGTCGAGTACTTCTGGTCGGTGACCTGGGACCTTCGCGGTCAGAACCCGTTCGACAGCACGGTGATCACGTTTCCCTCGATGCACATCACCCACGAATGGGGCGACGACAGTCCGCGCCACGGCTTTTCCTTGCCGAACACTCTGGTGCACGGTGTGGTCGAACGGGTCTTTCACACGACGATCGCCGGACGGGGTGCGGTCGTCGGCGCACGGTTTCTGCCCGGCGGTTTCGCGGCCCGCTTCGGCTGCGACGCCTCCGAATTCACCGGGCGCGTAGAGCCGGTGGGCGACGAGTTGTTCGGTGGCCCAATTGATCTGGACGACGACGTCGGCGCCGCCTCCCAGACGCTTGACGACCTTATCGCCGGGTACCCGGGAACACCGGACAGCACGTACACGACCTTGGGCGCGTTGCTCCGCCGGATCCGCGAGGACGGTCGACTGCACCGCGTGGAGCAGGTGATGCGCCTTTCACCGTGGGGTACCCGCACCACCCAGCGGATCTTCCGCCGTTACGTCGGGGTCCCGGTCAAGTGGGTGCTGTGCCGCTACCGGCTGCAGCAGGCGGCGCTGGAGATCGAGAGCCACGCCGAGATGGATTTCGCCGACCTGGCCATCCGCCTCGGCTGGTACGACCAGGCTCATTTCATCAACGACTTTCGGAACATGCTGGGCTGCACACCCGGGGAGTATGCCGCCCGATACGGCGGCTGAACCGCTACGCTGCCGCGGATGGAGACCCGTGAGCTCGCCTTCGCAGGTGCCGCCGAACAGGCCAGACGACTGGCGGCAGGCACGATCACCGCGCCGGAATTGCTGGAGTGCTACCTGGACCGCATCGCGCGGCTCGACCCGCAGCTGAGGGCGTATCGCATCGTGCTCGCCGACTCTGCGCGCCAGGAAGCCGGCCTCGCGCAGGATCGACTGAACGCAGGCGAGCGCCTTCCGCTGCTCGGCGTGCCGATCGCGATCAAGGACGACGTCGATGTCGCCGGGGCGACGACGACATATGGCACCGCGGCCCACGGCCCGGCGCCTACCCGCGATGCCGAGGTGGTGCGGCGGCTGCGCGATGCGGGGGCGGTCATCATCGGTAAGACCGCGGTACCCGAGATGACGATCTGGCCGTTCACCGAGACGGTCAGCTACGGCGCGACGCGCAACCCGTGGAACACCGACTACACCCCCGGCGGAAGCAGCGGAGGCAGCGGCGCGGCGGTCGCGGCGGGCCTGGCGGCGATGGCGCTGGGTTCTGACGGCATGGGTTCGATTCGGATCCCCTCGACGTGGTGCGGGCTGTTCGGCATCAAACCCCAACGCGATCGGGTGCCGATGACGCCGCACGACGACGCGTGGAACGGGTTGAGCGTCAACGGGCCGATGGCCAGAACCGTCGAGGATGCGGCGCTGTTCCTCGATGTGACGGTAGGCGATTCGGCGTTCGTCGCCGCCGCCGGCAAAGCACCTGGCCGGCTGCGGATCGCGTTGAGCACCAAGGTGCCACCGCCGCTGCTCGCCCGGATCGGCAGGTCCCAACGGGCCGCCGTGGACGAGGCGGGCGTGCTGTTGCGCGAACTCGGCCACGACGTGGTGGTGGCCGATCCGGACTATCCTCGCACGGCGATCGCGCATGCGTTGTCGCGCTACTTCAAGGGTGTCTCCGACGAGGTGCGGTTACTTCCGCACCCCGACCGCCTGGAAGCGCGTACGCGCGCGTTCGCCAGGATCGGCGGGCTGGTCTCCGGTCAGCGCATGACCCGTATTCGGGCCGCGGAACGTGAACTCGCCCAACGCGTCCAGTCGATCTTCGACGATGTCGACGTGGTCGTCACACCGGGCACCGCGACCGGGCCGTCGCGCATCGGCGCGTACCAACGCAGGGGCGCGGTGTCGACCCTGAACCTGGTGGCTGCGCGCGTGCCGTTCCAGGCGATGTTCAACGTGACCGGGCAGCCCGCCGCCGTCGTACCGTGGGGCGTGGACGGCACCGGTGTGCCGACGTCGATTCAGTTGGTCGGCCGCCCGTCCGACGAGGCCACGCTGCTGTCCCTGGGCGCGCAGATCGAGAAGGCCCGGCCGTGGGCGCAGCGCCGGCCGCCGGTGTCCTAGCCCTCTTCTCCGTGAGTGTGCGTGTCTGCGGCCGACACGCCGACAAAATTCGCGACTTTGCGCACGCTCGCGACCGCTACCGACGTATCGCCTCGCGCCACGCCGCCAACTTTTCCGCATAGCGCATCGTCTGCGCCGGGCTGGTCGACGGCAGCCGGCGGTACCGGACCGTCGGCGCCGCGCCGACGAGGCGGTAGTAGTTCTTCTCCGCTGCCGCACCGTTGAACAGCACCCGCCCGATGCCCGGATAGTCGATGAACAGCTTCCCAAAGTCGTTGGGCACCATGCTGTCCGGCTGCACCGCGGCGTCGAGGCTGCCGAGCCGTTTGCACGAGCGCAGAACATCCCAGACGGCGACCCTGTGTGCGGTCAGCGCGGCCACCCGCGCGTGGTAGGGGTCATCGGCGCCGAAACCGAAGATCTCGCCGGTGATCCGCCAGAACGCGTTGCGCGGGTTCCCGTAGTACTGCTGGGCAGACAACGACATCGCGCTGGGCATGTTGCCGAGTATCAGCGTGTGCGCGCCCTCGGCGATGATCGGCGGTAACCCGTACAGAACCGGCGTGGCCATGGCAGCGAATATGACACGACGCGGCGGTATACGTTGGGCCGGTGGCCGAAGATCTCGACATCGCGTCGTCCGGGTTGCTCGATGGCCTCGACGGCGAAGCCCGCGCCGAACGTGCCGAGCTGATCGAGTGGTTGTTGGGCCGGGGTTTTTCCGTCGAGCAGATTCGCGGCGAGGTGTCGCCGATGCTGTTGCCGGCGGGCCGTCTGGTCGGCAACGACGGCGTGCATGTGTCGGCGCGACAGATCTGCGAGGAAACCGGCATCGACCTGGATCTGCTGGAGGCCTTGCAGTCGGCGCTGGGTCTGCCGAGAGCCGAGGATCCCGGCGCCGCGGTGCACCTGCGCGCCGACAGCGAAGCGGCCGTGCGCGCCAAGGTCTTCCTCGACGTGGGGCTCAGCCGCGAGCAGGTGATCAGCGTGGCCCGAGTGCTCGGACACGGTTTGGCGCAGACGGCCGAAGCCATGCGTGAAGTGGTGCTCGAAGCGGTGATCGCGCCCGGTGCCACCGAGTTGCAGCTCGCCAAGGCCTACGAGGGCCTGGTGCAAGAGGTCTCCCCGCTGCTGGGGCCGCTGTGCGATGACGTGCTGCACATCCAACTACGGCACACGCTGGAAACCGAGGCGGTCAGCACGGCCGAACGTGCCGCTGGGGCACTGCCCGGTGCCCGCACGGTCGCCGTGATGTTCGCCGACCTCGTCGGCTTCACTCGCCTCGGTGAGGCGGTGCCGCCGGAGGAACTGGAAACCCTGGCCAGCCGGCTGGCGAACCTGACCCGCGATGCGGTCGCGCCGCCGGTGCGGTTCGTCAAGACCATCGGGGACGCGGTGATGCTGGTCAGCACCGATCCCCGGGCGCTGCTCGACACGGCGCTCGAACTGCTTGCCGCAGCGGAGAAGTACGACGACTTCCCGCAACTGCGCATCGGGTTGGCACATGGATCCGCGGTGAGCCGGGCCGGCGACTGGTTCGGCAGCCCGGTGAATCTGGCCAGCCGGGTGACGAGCGTGGCACGGCCGGGTTCGGTGCTGGTCGCCGAAAGTGTCCGCGACGCGATCGGTTCGGCCGACCGGTTCGCGTGGTCGTTCGCCGGTGCGCGTCGGCTCAAGGGCGTGAAAGGTGACGTCAAGCTGTTCCGGGCCCGACGAACGGCCGGCTGACATACCATCCAGGCATGATCCGAGTGATCACCGCTCTGTGGGCGTCGACCGTCGTGCTGGTCGGTATGGCGAACGTGCCCACCGCGCATGCGCAGCCACCTCCGCCGCCGGGCCCGTGCTCCTTCACGCTGTCGCCGCCGCAGGTCGTTCAGGTGTCGGGTGCCGACATGGTCACCGCGACCGTGACCCCGGTCGGCTGTCTGGGCATGTTCGAACCGAAGTTCGGGGTGGCGTGTGTGCATGTCCAGGGCGGACCGGGTAAATGCGCACAGTCCCGGGGGGCGCAGTCCGCGCAGGTGTACGAGCCGTATCACCCTGGTACCACGTATGTCTCGTCGGGACGGGGCTGTGGCGCGATGTTCGATTTCACCACCGACCCGAACTGCCAGGTGCTCGGGCCGGTCACCGCAACGCTGTGACGTCCGCTACCGCGATGGTGTGAAGCGACGCAGCCGCAGGCTGTTGCTGACCACGAAGACCGAGCTGAAAGCCATTGCGGCCCCGGCGATCATCGGGTTCAGCAAGCCGGCGGCGGCCAACGGCAGCGCAGCGACGTTGTACGCGAACGCCCAGAACAGGTTGCCCTTGATGGTGCCCAACGTCTTGCGGGACAGGCGAATCGCGTCGGGAACCGCGCGCAGATCGTCGCGCACCAGCGTCAGGTCGCTGGCCTCGATCGCGACGTCGGTGCCGCTGCCCATCGCCATCCCCAGATCGGCCTGTGCCAGCGCCGCGGCGTCGTTGACGCCGTCGCCGACCATCGCCACCACCTTGCCGTCGGCCTGCAGCCCCTTGACGGCCTCGACCTTCTCGTGCGGCAGTACCTCGGCGATCACCTCGTCGATGCCGACCTGACGTGCCACCGCCTTGGCGGCCGCCCGGTTGTCGCCGGTCAACATGATCGGCGTCAGCCCCAGCGCACGCAGTTCTGCGATGGCGCCGGCCGACGTGGGTTTGACCGCGTCGGCGACCACCAGCGCCCCGCGTGCGGTGCCGTCCCAGGCGACGACGACGGCGGTGCGCCCCTCCGCCTGCGCGCGCCGCATGGCCTGGGCGAGGCTGTCGGGCATCGTCACCAACCGCGGCCTGCCTACCACCACCTCGTGCCCGTCGACCACACCCTGCACACCGAGACCGCGCAGGTTGGTGAACTCCTGCGCGACGGGCAGCTCACCGAGCTTGTCGCGTGCGGCGGTGGCGATCGCCTTGGCGATCGGATGTTCGGAGCCGTGTTCCAGCGCACCGGCCAGCCGCAGCACTTGATCGGGTTCTTCGCCGTCGGCGGTGAGCACGTCGAGCAGCGTCATCGTCCCGGTGGTGACCGTTCCGGTCTTGTCCAACACGATGGTGTCGATGCGCCGGGTGGACTCCAGCACCTCGGGGCCCCGGATCAGGATTCCCAGCTGTGCGCCGCGGCCGGTCCCGACCATCAGCGCGGTCGGGGTGGCCAGCCCCAGCGCGCACGGGCAGGCGATGATCAACACCGCCACCGCGGCGGTGAACGCCGCGGCCACCGATATTCCTGTGGCCAGCCAGAATCCGAGCGTCGCCAGCGACAGGGCGATGACAACCGGCACGAAGACACCCGACACCCGATCCGCGAGCCGCTGAACCTGCGCCTTCTCGTTCTGCGCCTCCTCGACCAGCCGGGCCATCTGCGCCAGCGCAGTGTCGGAGCCGATCCGGTTGGCCCGCACCACGAGCCGGCCGTCGACGTTGATCGTCGCGCCGGTCACCTGATCGCCCGGACCGACGTCCACCGGCACCGACTCGCCCGTCAACATTGATGCGTCCACAGCCGAATTGCCCTCGACGACAACGCCGTCCGTGGCGATCTTCTCCCCTGGGCGCACCACGAACTGGTCGCCGACGGCCAACTGGTCGAGTGGAATACGTTGTTCGGCACCGTTTCTGAGCACCGCGACGTCCTTGGCGCCCAGCTCCAGCAGCGCACGAAGCGCGGCACCGGCCCGGCGCTTGGCGCGGGCCTCGAAGTAACGCCCGGCCAGCACGAACGTCGTCACCCCCGCGGCCACCTCGAGATAGATGCTGCCGGTGCCGTCGGTGCGGCTGATCGTCAACTCGAACGGATGGGTCATGCCCGGCATACCGGCCGTACCCCAGAACAGCGCGTAGAGCGACCATCCCAACGCGGCGAGGGTGCCCATCGAGATCAAGGTGTCCATCGTCGCCGTGCGGTGTCGCAGGTTGGCCCACGCCGCCCGGTGGAACGGCCACGCACCCCAGACCACCACCGGCGCCGCCAACGTCAACGACAACCACTGCCAGTTGGTGAACTGCAGCGCAGGCACCATCGCCATCGCGATCACCGGGACCGTCAGCGCCAGCGAGATCAGCAACCGGTCGCGCAGCAATGCGGCGGGGTCCTGCTCGCCCGGCGCGTCAGCGGAAACGCCAGCGGGCAAATACGCTTGGTAACCGGCGTCTTCGACCGTGTTCACCAGGACCTCCGGCGTCACGCTGTCGCCGTAGGTGACCCGCGCCTTCTCGGTCGCGAAGTTGACGGACGCGCTGACGCCGTCAATCTTGTTGAGCTTCCTTTCGATCCGGTTCGCGCACGACGCACACGTCATCCCGTCGATCGACAACTCGATCG
This region includes:
- a CDS encoding adenylate/guanylate cyclase domain-containing protein, coding for MAEDLDIASSGLLDGLDGEARAERAELIEWLLGRGFSVEQIRGEVSPMLLPAGRLVGNDGVHVSARQICEETGIDLDLLEALQSALGLPRAEDPGAAVHLRADSEAAVRAKVFLDVGLSREQVISVARVLGHGLAQTAEAMREVVLEAVIAPGATELQLAKAYEGLVQEVSPLLGPLCDDVLHIQLRHTLETEAVSTAERAAGALPGARTVAVMFADLVGFTRLGEAVPPEELETLASRLANLTRDAVAPPVRFVKTIGDAVMLVSTDPRALLDTALELLAAAEKYDDFPQLRIGLAHGSAVSRAGDWFGSPVNLASRVTSVARPGSVLVAESVRDAIGSADRFAWSFAGARRLKGVKGDVKLFRARRTAG
- a CDS encoding amidase; translation: METRELAFAGAAEQARRLAAGTITAPELLECYLDRIARLDPQLRAYRIVLADSARQEAGLAQDRLNAGERLPLLGVPIAIKDDVDVAGATTTYGTAAHGPAPTRDAEVVRRLRDAGAVIIGKTAVPEMTIWPFTETVSYGATRNPWNTDYTPGGSSGGSGAAVAAGLAAMALGSDGMGSIRIPSTWCGLFGIKPQRDRVPMTPHDDAWNGLSVNGPMARTVEDAALFLDVTVGDSAFVAAAGKAPGRLRIALSTKVPPPLLARIGRSQRAAVDEAGVLLRELGHDVVVADPDYPRTAIAHALSRYFKGVSDEVRLLPHPDRLEARTRAFARIGGLVSGQRMTRIRAAERELAQRVQSIFDDVDVVVTPGTATGPSRIGAYQRRGAVSTLNLVAARVPFQAMFNVTGQPAAVVPWGVDGTGVPTSIQLVGRPSDEATLLSLGAQIEKARPWAQRRPPVS
- a CDS encoding DNA-deoxyinosine glycosylase, with the protein product MATPVLYGLPPIIAEGAHTLILGNMPSAMSLSAQQYYGNPRNAFWRITGEIFGFGADDPYHARVAALTAHRVAVWDVLRSCKRLGSLDAAVQPDSMVPNDFGKLFIDYPGIGRVLFNGAAAEKNYYRLVGAAPTVRYRRLPSTSPAQTMRYAEKLAAWREAIRR
- a CDS encoding AraC family transcriptional regulator; the encoded protein is MSESTPGERAEPPVRGVVGRTHTASTFDLDRWPPSDAAARFVEYFWSVTWDLRGQNPFDSTVITFPSMHITHEWGDDSPRHGFSLPNTLVHGVVERVFHTTIAGRGAVVGARFLPGGFAARFGCDASEFTGRVEPVGDELFGGPIDLDDDVGAASQTLDDLIAGYPGTPDSTYTTLGALLRRIREDGRLHRVEQVMRLSPWGTRTTQRIFRRYVGVPVKWVLCRYRLQQAALEIESHAEMDFADLAIRLGWYDQAHFINDFRNMLGCTPGEYAARYGG
- a CDS encoding heavy metal translocating P-type ATPase — its product is MSTIELSIDGMTCASCANRIERKLNKIDGVSASVNFATEKARVTYGDSVTPEVLVNTVEDAGYQAYLPAGVSADAPGEQDPAALLRDRLLISLALTVPVIAMAMVPALQFTNWQWLSLTLAAPVVVWGAWPFHRAAWANLRHRTATMDTLISMGTLAALGWSLYALFWGTAGMPGMTHPFELTISRTDGTGSIYLEVAAGVTTFVLAGRYFEARAKRRAGAALRALLELGAKDVAVLRNGAEQRIPLDQLAVGDQFVVRPGEKIATDGVVVEGNSAVDASMLTGESVPVDVGPGDQVTGATINVDGRLVVRANRIGSDTALAQMARLVEEAQNEKAQVQRLADRVSGVFVPVVIALSLATLGFWLATGISVAAAFTAAVAVLIIACPCALGLATPTALMVGTGRGAQLGILIRGPEVLESTRRIDTIVLDKTGTVTTGTMTLLDVLTADGEEPDQVLRLAGALEHGSEHPIAKAIATAARDKLGELPVAQEFTNLRGLGVQGVVDGHEVVVGRPRLVTMPDSLAQAMRRAQAEGRTAVVVAWDGTARGALVVADAVKPTSAGAIAELRALGLTPIMLTGDNRAAAKAVARQVGIDEVIAEVLPHEKVEAVKGLQADGKVVAMVGDGVNDAAALAQADLGMAMGSGTDVAIEASDLTLVRDDLRAVPDAIRLSRKTLGTIKGNLFWAFAYNVAALPLAAAGLLNPMIAGAAMAFSSVFVVSNSLRLRRFTPSR